Proteins from a single region of Carassius gibelio isolate Cgi1373 ecotype wild population from Czech Republic chromosome A5, carGib1.2-hapl.c, whole genome shotgun sequence:
- the LOC128011881 gene encoding TLR adapter interacting with SLC15A4 on the lysosome encodes MKELSKVNIHLTFLGITLEISVSAAIGLQKESNSRTFGATMLGEAFLHVLNCKEDTTDHNGHARTHSPTLMTLPDPCTTNATSRSPLTPQTVRVGRREGLEKPGHCRVSVPSNAMPILSCSGEDHMGMSLHCSLCCPSFCKDYPDLRLAGDRLGLCSPHNPDMLNPPYDGPLLQSQDLSSLEPGQQAEAATQQDEEYLVIESIQGLGWERRLTNSMLNGYLEVQMLEVFCQHMQNMACYGSSLLGTDVMPALVPTSLTVAKEQTASHEEELDSSSKNVVQYLSTCSAPATSHFSSPVLRISEAE; translated from the exons atgaaagaATTATCCAAAGTCAATATACATTTGACATTTCTGGGTATCACTCTTGAAATTTCAGTTTCTGCAGCCATAGGCCTACAAAAAGAATCCAATTCTAGAACGTTTG GGGCTACCATGCTTGGAGAAGCTTTCCTTCATGTTCTGAACTGCAAAGAAGACACCACAGATCATAATGGACACGCTCGCACACATTCGCCCACCCTCATGACCCTTCCTGACCCCTGCACTACAAACGCCACTTCCAGATCACCTCTGACACCACAAACTGTGAGAG TTGGTAGGCGTGAAGGCCTGGAAAAGCCAGGGCATTGCCGAGTCTCTGTACCCAGCAATGCTATGCCCATTCTCAGCTGTAGTGGGGAGGATCACATGGGCATGTCTCTGCATTGCTCCTTGTGCTGTCCCAGCTTCTGCAAGGACTATCCGGACCTCCGGCTTGCAGGTGATCGGCTGGGGCTCTGCAGTCCTCATAACCCAGACATGCTTAACCCACCGtatgacgggccactgctgcaatCTCAGGACTTGAGCTCTCTGGAACCAGGTCAACAGGCAGAGGCTGCGACCCAGCAGGATGAGGAGTATCTTGTCATAGAGAGCATTCAGGGGCTTGGCTGGGAGAGAAGGCTCACTAACTCCATGTTGAATGGCTATCTGGAAGTCCAAATGCTGGAGGTGTTTTGTCAGCACATGCAAAACATGGCATGCTACGGATCATCATTGCTGGGCACTGACGTCATGCCGGCACTGGTGCCCACCAGCCTGACTGTAGCCAAAGAACAGACAGCCAGTCATGAAGAAGAGCTGGATTCTTCATCCAAAAATGTTGTGCAATATTTAAGCACTTGTTCAGCTCCAGCAACCTCGCATTTCAGCTCACCTGTGCTGCGTATCTCAGAAGCTGAGTAA
- the LOC128011849 gene encoding non-histone chromosomal protein HMG-14A-like, with protein MPKRKGTDGEVKEEPQRRSARLSAKPTPPKPEPKPKKTPKKEKEVNDKKEEKKAKAEESKEENQSENGETKTNEVEKTPDEAAEPEKENPKTE; from the exons ATGCCCAAGAGAAAG GGAACTGATGGGGAAGTCAAGGAGGAG CCTCAGAGAAGGTCTGCTAGATTATCGGCG AAACCAACACCTCCAAAACCTGAACCCAAACCGAAAAAAACTCCCAAG AAAGAGAAGGAAGTGAATgataaaaaggaagaaaagaaagcAAAGGCTGAGGAATCCAAGGAGGAAAACCAATCAGAAAATGGGGAGACTAAGACTAATgag gtTGAAAAAACTCCCGACGAGGCGGCGGAGCCAGAGAAGGAGAACCCGAAGACAGAGTAG